TTTGCGAAACCGCCTAACTCTTTGAGTTTGCGCGGGTCTTTTCGCCAATTGGCTTTAACTGTTACGTAGATTTCTAAAAAGACGCGGGTGTCTAAGAATTTCTCAATGTCGATTCGTGCGAGTTCACCGACCCGTTTAATCAACTTGCCCCCCTTACCGATGATAATTTGCTTTTGTGTCTGCCGTTCTGCGTAAACGATGGCTCGGATATAGATGATTTCATCCGACTTTTTCGTTTGGCGTCTTTCAAACTCCTCAACAATGACAGCGGAGGCGTAAGGGATTTCCCGTTGCGTCATGAGCATAATCTTTTCACGAACGGTTTCGGCGATGAAAAAGCGTTCAGGCAGGTCGCTGAGTTGGTCCTCTGGAAAATAGCGGGGTCCGAGGGGTAGGTACGTTTCAATCTCCTCAAGCAGGCGCGGCACCCCATCGGAAGTCAATGCGGAGATGGGGATGATATGTGCGAACGCATATCTCTGATTGTAGTCTTCAAACATCGGGAGTAAGGTTGGCTTTGCGACGAGATCTACTTTATTGAGAACCAAAATAACTGTTGCGTTGACACGCTTGAGACGTCTGAGGATCGTATCTTCGATCTCAGGAT
The Candidatus Poribacteria bacterium genome window above contains:
- a CDS encoding GTPase Era; the protein is MDENQNFKSGYVSIIGAPNVGKSTLLNTILGQKLAIVTPKPQTTRNQIRGIVTTDAHQIIFVDTPGLMNPKYRLQSEMVKTAYGALGDADVVLFVIDVARPDPEIEDTILRRLKRVNATVILVLNKVDLVAKPTLLPMFEDYNQRYAFAHIIPISALTSDGVPRLLEEIETYLPLGPRYFPEDQLSDLPERFFIAETVREKIMLMTQREIPYASAVIVEEFERRQTKKSDEIIYIRAIVYAERQTQKQIIIGKGGKLIKRVGELARIDIEKFLDTRVFLEIYVTVKANWRKDPRKLKELGGFANI